One part of the Methermicoccus shengliensis DSM 18856 genome encodes these proteins:
- the cdhA gene encoding CO dehydrogenase/acetyl-CoA synthase complex subunit alpha, with amino-acid sequence MDEGVFEIKGLENVKIYIGDIGDVSEGEEEEWEPEGPTMKPEVQDLREWDMRLLKRYKPVYSPTDETCSFCTYGPCDLSKGKEGACGIDLRTQQARLLLFTALMGAAAHAAHGRHILHYLIERYGRDFEIEVGPSELKTPNISVVLGIKPRTLGDLEEALDYVEEQLTQLLATVHTGQEGSYLDFESKALHAGMLDHVGMEVADVAQVAALNMPKADENAPLVEIGMGVIDTTKPVIMVVGHNVAGVWHIMDYLDSHDLTDKVEMGGVCCTAIDMTRCDPKRKIVGSLSQQLKYIRTGIPDVIVVDEQCIRTDMVDEASKLHIPVISTNAKVLYGLPNRTDDPVDDIVDDLVSGREKGVIMLDFDKLGELVAKTALEIAPIRREKGYTAIPTDEELKCMVEECVGCGACQIQCPQGLSLPEAFALAKNGDLSMLEQLWDECVGCGRCEHECPKDIRILDVLQKAARKKIYEDKSVMRAGRGQISDPEIREEGRNLVLGVTPGAVAIVGCPNFPRGARELYEVAEELLQRSYIVIVSGCSAMEIARFKDDEGKSLYERYPARFIKGNLLNTGSCVSNSSITAALMKVATIFAKKQARGNYEEIADYILNRVGAVGVAWGAYSQKAQSIGLGCVRLGIPVIVGPHGVKYRRAFIGHPHRKEEWQIYDARNGEALWCEPAPEHLMLTADTKEEMLPLIAKLCIRPSDNNLGRMIKLTHYIELSEKYLGKLPDDWHLFVRSEADLPLAMKDRLLKVLEEEHGWRIDWEKKKIIEGPAKKMDVSCQPTIVPRLVKSKRGE; translated from the coding sequence ATGGATGAAGGCGTGTTCGAGATAAAGGGGCTGGAAAACGTAAAGATATACATCGGAGACATCGGAGACGTCTCTGAGGGAGAGGAGGAAGAATGGGAGCCAGAAGGTCCCACCATGAAGCCAGAGGTGCAAGACCTCAGGGAGTGGGACATGAGGCTACTCAAGAGATACAAACCAGTGTACAGCCCGACCGATGAGACATGCTCTTTCTGTACATATGGCCCATGCGACCTCTCTAAGGGGAAGGAGGGGGCATGCGGCATTGACCTTCGAACCCAGCAGGCAAGGCTGCTGCTGTTCACCGCCCTCATGGGCGCTGCCGCACATGCTGCCCATGGTCGCCACATCCTGCACTACCTCATCGAGCGCTACGGCAGGGACTTCGAGATAGAGGTGGGGCCAAGCGAGCTCAAGACCCCAAACATCAGCGTGGTGCTTGGCATCAAGCCAAGGACGCTCGGAGACCTCGAGGAGGCACTGGACTATGTGGAGGAGCAGCTGACCCAGCTTCTCGCCACGGTGCACACGGGACAGGAGGGCTCGTATCTCGACTTCGAGTCAAAGGCTCTGCACGCCGGGATGCTCGACCACGTGGGGATGGAGGTCGCGGACGTGGCACAGGTTGCAGCCCTCAACATGCCAAAGGCCGATGAGAACGCCCCACTCGTGGAGATTGGTATGGGCGTGATAGACACGACAAAGCCCGTGATAATGGTGGTGGGGCACAATGTGGCTGGCGTGTGGCACATCATGGACTACCTCGATTCTCACGACCTGACCGACAAGGTGGAGATGGGGGGCGTGTGCTGCACCGCCATCGACATGACGAGGTGTGACCCAAAGCGCAAGATAGTGGGCTCGCTCTCCCAGCAGCTCAAGTACATTCGAACGGGCATACCAGACGTGATTGTGGTGGACGAGCAGTGCATAAGAACCGATATGGTTGACGAGGCGAGCAAGCTCCACATCCCCGTGATTTCCACAAACGCCAAGGTGCTCTACGGGCTTCCCAACCGCACGGATGACCCAGTGGACGACATCGTGGACGATCTCGTGTCTGGAAGGGAAAAGGGCGTAATCATGCTGGACTTCGACAAGCTCGGAGAGCTGGTTGCAAAGACCGCCCTCGAGATTGCCCCCATCCGCAGGGAGAAGGGATACACCGCCATCCCAACGGACGAGGAGCTGAAGTGCATGGTGGAGGAGTGCGTGGGCTGTGGGGCATGCCAGATACAGTGCCCGCAGGGGCTTTCCCTCCCAGAGGCATTCGCCCTCGCCAAGAATGGAGACCTGAGCATGCTGGAGCAGCTCTGGGACGAGTGCGTGGGCTGTGGCAGATGCGAGCACGAGTGCCCCAAGGACATACGCATCCTGGACGTTCTTCAGAAGGCCGCCAGAAAGAAAATCTACGAGGACAAGAGCGTGATGCGGGCTGGAAGGGGGCAGATAAGCGACCCAGAGATTCGGGAGGAGGGAAGGAACCTCGTGCTCGGCGTGACGCCCGGGGCGGTCGCCATTGTGGGATGCCCCAACTTCCCAAGGGGCGCAAGGGAGTTGTATGAGGTGGCAGAGGAGCTTCTCCAGCGCTCGTACATCGTGATTGTGAGTGGGTGCTCCGCGATGGAGATTGCCAGATTCAAGGACGATGAGGGCAAGAGCCTCTACGAGCGGTACCCTGCCCGCTTCATCAAGGGCAACCTGCTGAACACGGGCTCGTGCGTGTCCAACTCCTCAATCACAGCCGCCCTGATGAAGGTCGCCACGATATTCGCGAAGAAGCAGGCGAGGGGCAACTATGAGGAGATTGCGGACTACATCCTCAACCGAGTGGGAGCCGTGGGCGTGGCATGGGGTGCATACTCCCAGAAGGCTCAGTCCATAGGGCTGGGGTGCGTGAGGCTGGGCATCCCCGTTATTGTGGGTCCGCATGGGGTGAAGTACCGCCGTGCCTTCATAGGCCATCCCCACAGAAAGGAGGAGTGGCAGATATACGATGCCAGAAACGGAGAGGCCCTGTGGTGTGAGCCAGCGCCAGAGCACCTGATGCTCACCGCCGACACCAAGGAGGAGATGCTGCCGCTCATTGCCAAGCTGTGCATCCGACCATCCGACAACAACCTCGGAAGGATGATCAAGCTCACCCACTACATCGAGCTCTCTGAGAAGTACCTGGGAAAGCTGCCAGACGACTGGCACCTCTTTGTCAGAAGCGAGGCAGACCTTCCCCTCGCCATGAAGGACAGGCTGCTCAAAGTGCTCGAGGAGGAGCATGGATGGAGGATAGACTGGGAGAAGAAGAAAATCATAGAGGGGCCCGCGAAGAAGATGGACGTGTCGTGCCAGCCCACCATTGTGCCAAGGCTGGTAAAGAGCAAGAGAGGTGAGTGA